In Uranotaenia lowii strain MFRU-FL chromosome 2, ASM2978415v1, whole genome shotgun sequence, one genomic interval encodes:
- the LOC129744273 gene encoding uncharacterized protein LOC129744273, which produces MMLNRSEFLLIFAALIPSLFITLCYALPEEDEPPWPAMEFFKRSAAQNGLTLPEQNSTNPTKVKRDAVMSMLLRRLRSPGFECVQGTRSNMCYNKDTGEMVLHRINEGGRVGR; this is translated from the exons ATGATGCTAAACAGAagcgaatttttgttaatttttgctgCCCTTATTCCAAGCCTGTTTATCACGCTTTGTTACGCTCTGCCAGAAGAAGACGAACCACCATGGCCGGCCATGGAGTTTTTTAAG CGTTCAGCAGCACAAAATGGCTTAACGTTACCGGAACAAAATTCAACCAATCCCACCAAggttaag CGTGATGCCGTAATGTCTATGCTTTTGCGGAGACTCCGATCCCCGGGTTTTGAATGTGTGCAAGGAACAAGGTCAAATATGTGTTACAATAAGGATACAGGCGAAATGGTATTGCATCGTATCAACGAAGGTGGTCGAGTAGGAAGGTAG